The genomic interval CAGCACAGGTTTCTTAATAGGTCCAGCTCTCCTATTAGCACTGTTACCTCCAGTCTGGTTGGAGGCCTTGTGGTCCAGTGGAGTGATAGAGGAGTCTTCTCCACGCAAGTTGTTCCCACCTCCTGCGTTATTCGCCCTCCTGCCATGAGAGCCAGCCATGTTGCTGCTGCCAGGCCGTGGGCCCCAGTGAGTCTCAGTCTTATGCTCCCGCCCTCCCCTTGGGTGAGATTTATGATGGGGATGGTGCTGCTGATTATGAACTACATGTTGAGCAGAAGAGGAGGTGGTGGTGACTGAGGAGTGAGAAGCCAACGTTGGGCTGGGCTTTTCCTGTTTTATGTGGCTGCCACTGTTGGTGGTGGCGCCGCCACTGTTTCCTCTTTCCCCATGACTGTGGCCCGCATTAGCCTCACCCTCTCTCTGAGGTGGGTGGTGATGCAAGTTCCCTTTGTTACCCCCATCTTCTCTGGCTGACGTGGATGAGGTAGAGGAAGAGCAGGAAGTTGACAGGGAGGGCTGGGGTAGAGGGGATGAAGACTCGGTTTTCTTTGCAGGGGCCTCACTGCCCCGGTCACGGCTGTTCTCTGGTTTCGGGGAGTGAAGAGTGAAGTGAGGCTGctgggggtggtggtggtgagaGCTGTTTTCAGCAGACGCATGCTCTGCTCGCCCACTACGATCGTGGTGAGGATGTGTCGGTCCCCAAATCTGACCCTGTTGAGATCCTCGTGGTGGCCCTTCATCCTGGTGGCTGAAGCTGTGGGGCTGGTTGCCCCTGTCACCTgctctgtgctgctgctgatgggAAAGCAATCTGGCACCCTGGTCAGGGAAGTTGCTGTAGTTCCCCCGACCACTGATGTAGTGATGTGGGAGGTGACTGCCTGTCTGGGATCCAACCTGAGTGCTgactggaggaggaggagtttgatTGGTTGTCCCAGATGTGGAATGCTGGGTTGGTCCAAATCCAGCCTCTCGCATGCGATGTGGAGGAGTGTCACttctggaatttaaaaaaaaagtaattgagttgcttttatgagtacttgtatttttttgagtacatttagaaatcagcagttttaattgtacttaagtacgtattaaaagaagtaaagtaattcattacatttctacacccaacctttactgagtaaatcttttttttttgttttaaaatgatcaacggaccttgtgaagctacaaaaaaataaaatgagcagacaacaatcaaatgcatcacatcatagacgaccaaacagattaaacgtaatgcactatGGCAAAAAGCATTGAATGGAGATTTCATAattgtagctatacttaaaggctgatcatttttaaaatgttttaattgaattcattggtgttattttatttttaaaaagaattgtacattttgaccaacCTTTTATCTTATAcatatgcctttgtggaaaataaattaagttccaattgtgcaaaatttggtctcttcctttttaagtttatacatgaaatgtttaatactgtatgcaagggaaccatggcaagattaattacaaaaaataaatgtggtggGTATGAGTACTAttaaattgagctactttttactagtTTCTTCTTGTACTTGAccattttatatatgacttacttgttTATTGAGTACaaattcaatcaagtaacagtacttctacttgagtagaatatatcgatactctttacatctctggTAACAAGTATTACGTTTTATCTTCCTTGCCTAAACAAAGCTTGATTTGCAAAGGGTAATTCTGAGTTTTTCAACATGGTGATACTGTATAAACTCAACATACCTAGAACCCTTAGCAACTTCATCATCCTCTGCTCCCTGCTTTTGCCTCAGGGGGGATGTCAACCCACGGCTCTCGCCACCGCCTGGGAATACATCTGGCCCCCAAGTCACCTTAGGATCCATAGGAGGAGTTCCTCTGTGTGGATGCCccacatgttgttgttgttgttgtctgtcaAAAGGGTCTGAACCAGATCCCCCAGAATCAGACCTCTCACGCCCGATAAGCCCTTAATAGTAGAAATTAAGGTAAGAAATTTCAGAccatgcaatgtgcaaaaacatCCTGTGCACTCAAATCAGAACAGAACAATTATCACGATTAGCAAGGCAACAGACGTGTACTTACCAGAAGGGTGCATGCCAGCCGAGTAGTAGTCCATGAGAGGAGGGCGGCCTTGCATCATGCGAGGGTCCATATAGGACATCATCATCCACCGAGGGTCAAAGTTCATTTGCAGAGGTGGAGGTCGCACCATGTTGCCGGGCTGATACAGTGGTCCGCCCTGCTTGGGACCGGGCCCTGGCTGTGGCGTTGGGCCTGGTGAGGGACCCTGTGGACCCAAGGGTTGTGGGGACAGCTGGTTTTGTGATCCTTGGccatgttgttgctgctgctgctgccactgctgctgctgctgctgcttcagcAACTGCTCCTGAAAGTAAACCAGAAGCATTTTGTCAATTTGACAGGCTACAATATGCATATTATTTACAAATCAAGTTATTTTTGACGTAATCTAGAAAAATCAGGAAATTTCTAACCTGCTGCTGTCTCTGAAATCGTGGTGGAAGAGATTTTTGGTACTTTGAATAGCCCTGACCAGAAGGTCCTCCCGCTTGGCGATTAGCTCCACCTCCAGTATTCTCAATTTTTACTGGGTCCACTACTCGTTCTCCTGCACTCCCACCACGTGTGTGAGAGCTGCCTACAGTCTCCTCCTTGTTCTCTGGGGCCAAAGGTACATCATGTAAGGACTGCAGTGGCTGTGATACTGTTGGTTGTGGACACTGTTGTGCCTCTGAACAAAGGAAAGAAATGCAAAGCTGAATTAGCTAAAAAATGTCACAACAGcaatataaaacatttaaaacagcgATAAATATCAATAACATAAATCACCATGGTTGGAGTCatagctgctgttgctgctggctCGCTGATGGTCATTTACGCAGGGACCAGTTACTGGTCCTGGTGGAGCAGCCAACAATGGAGGATCTTCAGGGTCAACACATGGAGAAGGAGGCTGGCTGATGTTTGAAGAGGAAGCTGAAATAGACGGACTGGGGCTTCCCCCTGTAGCAGCTGTTGAATTTCCATCCAGACTGGGACTTTTGCTGTTGCTTCCGACGCTGcccccctgctgctgctgtttttcaTCGAGCCTTTTAAGCTTCTCGGCACAGGCTGCTCGCCTTTCCTCCTCCATTCTACGCTCCTCCTCCTCGCGGCGCCGACGAGCTCGCTCCACAGCGGCAGAGATCTCAGAGGATGACTGCTTTCTGCGCTGACGCCAAGTCTCGTCCTCATCGTCCCCTTGAGCTCCTTGGACCAACAAACCAGGCTGAGCGGGAGGTGCAGGACCTCCACCTGCTGGTTGTTGCTGTGCAGAGGCACTTTTCCCCGAGGCCTGAGGGCCAGCCTGGTGACGGTGCAAACCCAGGGTTAATtcaattttgttgttgtgctaaaacatgctgtttttttttctttttcggactataaggcgcaccggattataaggtgcactatcaatgaatgggtctgaccgggTCTATTATCATACATAAGGTGCACCGGACGATAAGGTGCactggtttgttattattattataatttttattattatcattattatgatcatcattattaaggctcattaagtgaaacaaaatagtctgataagtcaaactttattcaactcattaacaataactcaacattgttcaggtttaacacataaaatataaaacaatacactcactttttcagttcactatgttgaagcacagtacaggtGCATATCACTCCACAAGgcgtctgactacggtagccctgaagcgccaaaaatccatcaagtggtgcagcttcatagtttaccaaagttgtactaaaacattttgacatattaatttcatacataaggcgcacctgattatagggcgcactgtcgatttttgagaaaattaaaggattttaagtgtgccttatagtccgaaaaatacggtatctTATTTGTTTATGCCATTGTTATACTCATGAtttcaacaacaataataaaagtcaattaaaaaaaaaaaaatgaagttaaactaggcctgggcaatatatcgagattcatgatatatcgagttttctattttggcgaaatagaaaattacaatatcgtctATATTGATATACTTTCAAAATCTTAATTtgaggagtcactgcttttactacttctcagaagagcatgaaaagcacagataGATGGATTTCAGAGTGCGTCCTAAACAAGACCGTCACCTAAACAACCCTCggtacaaaactcactcacatgctgtccgttaaaagagaaaaagccaaaagtggtacATAtcgtgcagctgtttgttaataaatgtgcctgtgtggcatttttagCCAGGAAATTCAACCTAAATTTGTCTTTCCGGTAATACTTTGAGttaaaatatcgagatttatattgtttatcagcaatttgagaaaaaatattgagatgtgaattttggtccatatcgcccagccctaagttGAACTAAGAATGGCTGAATAATAAACCCTGTGTGGGTGGTAAATGAAGTCATGATAAAAATGTCTATGAGGCCCTGTCTGGATGTCTACCTGTCGGTATAAGCAGTAAGGCCCTTGTCCGAGGAGCGGCCCTGGTGGGGGGGAGGATTGCTCCCCGGGACCACTTAATCCAGGCCTGCGCCCCTGTATACAGGCAGACATAGTTAGCCATTGTCTACCAAAACAGACTATGGGCTAAACTGAGTGCAAAGCATAAACAGTTTACCACATGAGACCATAAAACAGTGTCTGTTTTAGCAGTTTGCTTGTGTTGTCTGTAGTTAGTTATTCAGATCTACTGAAAGCTCAAATCTAACCTCACAAGGAAAGGGCACAACACTGAGGGTGCTCTACACGGTACCTGAGAGTTGGGTGGTGTGCCCAGACCACTTCCTCCCTCCTCGGCCCATCCAGGCTTGCTAGAGGGGGGCTGGGGTCCATTGTCAATGTTTGATGGGGGTAGGCGTTGGATATCACTGCCACTGTCCAACTCTCGAGAGTGTGAAGCTATGTCCTGAGAGCTCTGCTGCTCCCTAAGaattagaaaacattttaaggaaTTATTGCATCAAAGGAACTATATTCAGTTTATAAAACCACACTACATGTGCTTAGCACACACCGCAGGTCATCTTTGCCCTCAGTCTTCTCCTCTTCACCCTCATCATCTCCTTCATCATCACTGAACTTCAACTTGGCAGAGTAATCAATCTCCTCATGAGCTCCtgttagggaaaaaaaacaggaaatgatttCACAGCATTCATCGATTCTCTTCCTTTTAATAGCGCGATTTATAGCTACTTAAGCAAACAAAGAGGAAGTGTGCTATTCCCATTTTTCTTGCTGTAAAAAAACTGATCTAATTTTATCAGTTGTTATTATTGAAACTATCCTTGACCTGTTTTTATATCCGTGTGCCTTTTTCACTGACCTGCCCAGCCGTCGTCTCCATCATGGTCCAGCTCATCCAACTCCTTCAGATCATCCTGTTTAAGGATTGAAGGTCGCTTTATCATCTCTCCGCCTGTATCACGCGGGCCGCCCTGTGGCCCACGAGAGAACCTACaaatgtgaaaaaagaaaaagccaaataacttaaaaaatatacatagaCCCTTAGATTTGAAgccaaaattacatttttaaaagtccattGTGGTCCATTGAGGAGGTAGAATAATAAATACAGAATCACTGATTAAACATGTATACatacacaattttaaacaatttaaatgtagCACAATAATCAAACAACAGAGTTAGGTTTAAGAAGTACCTTTGAGGAGGCCCTTCACCAGGTGTTGGGTACCTGTAGGGCCCCTGAGGGCCACATGGGGCAGGGAAGGGCAGATAAGGAGCATACATCTAGCACAGGAAAAAGACTTTGGTTAGGAAAAGTTTTACAAAACTGAAAGAGTAGAAGAACAAAAATCTTACGAATGGAGTCATAATCCCTCTATACGGAGGGAACCCAGGCCCAACAGGGGGCTGAGGCAGGGGCAAGGACGGGCTGCCCGCTGGTGGGTTCCTCGGTGGCCCATGAGCCTGGGAGTTTGGAATAGGGATGCCGGCTGCCCCATCCATTACCAGAGCTCCAATAGTGCCACCCTCCGCTGCCCCCTCCCCAGGCAGGGTGGGTGCCATGGCGCGGCCCCCACCATCCCGCCAACTTGTGACGTCTAAAAAGCAAAATAGTAAAGCATTCAGTTTGGTTTATAGATTTTAATggagtaaaataaatacatccaatgcattatt from Gouania willdenowi chromosome 11, fGouWil2.1, whole genome shotgun sequence carries:
- the prrc2a gene encoding protein PRRC2A isoform X1, with amino-acid sequence MSERSGQTAKGKEGKTKYASLNLFDTYKGKSLETQKPVVAPRHGLQSLGKVVSARRIPPPANLPSLKAENKGNDPNVSLVPKDGTGWASKQEQADPKSTDVLSAPQPESQQPVASQTPAPTCPRTPPTSEITTQAPASTQAVGARSWAQASVTHGVLGDGGKALNLPSPFSREEFPTLQAAGEQDKVGKEQGIADQWYGPGPSLRPQNVTSWRDGGGRAMAPTLPGEGAAEGGTIGALVMDGAAGIPIPNSQAHGPPRNPPAGSPSLPLPQPPVGPGFPPYRGIMTPFMYAPYLPFPAPCGPQGPYRYPTPGEGPPQRFSRGPQGGPRDTGGEMIKRPSILKQDDLKELDELDHDGDDGWAGAHEEIDYSAKLKFSDDEGDDEGEEEKTEGKDDLREQQSSQDIASHSRELDSGSDIQRLPPSNIDNGPQPPSSKPGWAEEGGSGLGTPPNSQGRRPGLSGPGEQSSPPPGPLLGQGPYCLYRQAGPQASGKSASAQQQPAGGGPAPPAQPGLLVQGAQGDDEDETWRQRRKQSSSEISAAVERARRRREEEERRMEEERRAACAEKLKRLDEKQQQQGGSVGSNSKSPSLDGNSTAATGGSPSPSISASSSNISQPPSPCVDPEDPPLLAAPPGPVTGPCVNDHQRASSNSSYDSNHEAQQCPQPTVSQPLQSLHDVPLAPENKEETVGSSHTRGGSAGERVVDPVKIENTGGGANRQAGGPSGQGYSKYQKSLPPRFQRQQQEQLLKQQQQQQWQQQQQQHGQGSQNQLSPQPLGPQGPSPGPTPQPGPGPKQGGPLYQPGNMVRPPPLQMNFDPRWMMMSYMDPRMMQGRPPLMDYYSAGMHPSGLIGRERSDSGGSGSDPFDRQQQQQHVGHPHRGTPPMDPKVTWGPDVFPGGGESRGLTSPLRQKQGAEDDEVAKGSRSDTPPHRMREAGFGPTQHSTSGTTNQTPPPPVSTQVGSQTGSHLPHHYISGRGNYSNFPDQGARLLSHQQQHRAGDRGNQPHSFSHQDEGPPRGSQQGQIWGPTHPHHDRSGRAEHASAENSSHHHHPQQPHFTLHSPKPENSRDRGSEAPAKKTESSSPLPQPSLSTSCSSSTSSTSAREDGGNKGNLHHHPPQREGEANAGHSHGERGNSGGATTNSGSHIKQEKPSPTLASHSSVTTTSSSAQHVVHNQQHHPHHKSHPRGGREHKTETHWGPRPGSSNMAGSHGRRANNAGGGNNLRGEDSSITPLDHKASNQTGGNSANRRAGPIKKPVLKEIKKEGGDTDGDKPNLPLGKDKEQDGSRSTSMKKETSSVSQNASSSSKDEHPQTSKPRNGKDRSSAGGNQGRGPKDMDATSSRRDRERSFESVGGVLHHHGVPNKGSRAGRGRGGEFYGHGRGYRGSYTASAGPNGSSRGRMGGRSGRDYRSSVGAGNHHESKSERGGGRHGPDRPQPNPARARNHSETRSEGSEYEEIPKRRRERGSETGSESTSDVAHSDKEDNQKPKAKNVPDHTNTAGRGNMSAPPRNSQARVFTPRGVPSRRGRGGGSGGGNMYRGNANVGGHAGGHRVGPNQGPHGGGSSKSASVQKPHFPAQTSELKEFGRGGNTGQKKDNKGPDANQTQSLGSNPPQQSAPNAAPHSASENGAVVTQQAPTNLSSGGTNPVPPTTNRGFPPSGFERPPRRRRHGRSQHQQDKPPRFRRLKERENAARINGGVGVIGGGRPSSPALNSVQESNGTTMSAPTAESAQNANHSSTLMTNNNGSGRHPGNANNHHHHHYNQSSVGPTHPHTQGAKSPDFTNQNSDQANEEWETASESSDFTEFRDREGGGGGKMYNPHHHHPHHHHHHHHHMGRGGGGGGGAILERDMSGKETLANKRSFSSQRPGMERQNRRVNTGGGGRGPRGPPGGGPGPGNGGGNRGEKRGNWPSPKNRK
- the prrc2a gene encoding protein PRRC2A isoform X2, which produces MSERSGQTAKGKEGKTKYASLNLFDTYKGKSLETQKPVVAPRHGLQSLGKVVSARRIPPPANLPSLKAENKGNDPNVSLVPKDGTGWASKQEQADPKSTDVLSAPQPESQQPVASQTPAPTCPRTPPTSEITTQAPASTQAVGARSWAQASVTHGVLGDGGKALNLPSPFSREEFPTLQAAGEQDKVGKEQGIADQWYGPGPSLRPQNVTSWRDGGGRAMAPTLPGEGAAEGGTIGALVMDGAAGIPIPNSQAHGPPRNPPAGSPSLPLPQPPVGPGFPPYRGIMTPFMYAPYLPFPAPCGPQGPYRYPTPGEGPPQRFSRGPQGGPRDTGGEMIKRPSILKQDDLKELDELDHDGDDGWAGAHEEIDYSAKLKFSDDEGDDEGEEEKTEGKDDLREQQSSQDIASHSRELDSGSDIQRLPPSNIDNGPQPPSSKPGWAEEGGSGLGTPPNSQAGPQASGKSASAQQQPAGGGPAPPAQPGLLVQGAQGDDEDETWRQRRKQSSSEISAAVERARRRREEEERRMEEERRAACAEKLKRLDEKQQQQGGSVGSNSKSPSLDGNSTAATGGSPSPSISASSSNISQPPSPCVDPEDPPLLAAPPGPVTGPCVNDHQRASSNSSYDSNHEAQQCPQPTVSQPLQSLHDVPLAPENKEETVGSSHTRGGSAGERVVDPVKIENTGGGANRQAGGPSGQGYSKYQKSLPPRFQRQQQEQLLKQQQQQQWQQQQQQHGQGSQNQLSPQPLGPQGPSPGPTPQPGPGPKQGGPLYQPGNMVRPPPLQMNFDPRWMMMSYMDPRMMQGRPPLMDYYSAGMHPSGLIGRERSDSGGSGSDPFDRQQQQQHVGHPHRGTPPMDPKVTWGPDVFPGGGESRGLTSPLRQKQGAEDDEVAKGSRSDTPPHRMREAGFGPTQHSTSGTTNQTPPPPVSTQVGSQTGSHLPHHYISGRGNYSNFPDQGARLLSHQQQHRAGDRGNQPHSFSHQDEGPPRGSQQGQIWGPTHPHHDRSGRAEHASAENSSHHHHPQQPHFTLHSPKPENSRDRGSEAPAKKTESSSPLPQPSLSTSCSSSTSSTSAREDGGNKGNLHHHPPQREGEANAGHSHGERGNSGGATTNSGSHIKQEKPSPTLASHSSVTTTSSSAQHVVHNQQHHPHHKSHPRGGREHKTETHWGPRPGSSNMAGSHGRRANNAGGGNNLRGEDSSITPLDHKASNQTGGNSANRRAGPIKKPVLKEIKKEGGDTDGDKPNLPLGKDKEQDGSRSTSMKKETSSVSQNASSSSKDEHPQTSKPRNGKDRSSAGGNQGRGPKDMDATSSRRDRERSFESVGGVLHHHGVPNKGSRAGRGRGGEFYGHGRGYRGSYTASAGPNGSSRGRMGGRSGRDYRSSVGAGNHHESKSERGGGRHGPDRPQPNPARARNHSETRSEGSEYEEIPKRRRERGSETGSESTSDVAHSDKEDNQKPKAKNVPDHTNTAGRGNMSAPPRNSQARVFTPRGVPSRRGRGGGSGGGNMYRGNANVGGHAGGHRVGPNQGPHGGGSSKSASVQKPHFPAQTSELKEFGRGGNTGQKKDNKGPDANQTQSLGSNPPQQSAPNAAPHSASENGAVVTQQAPTNLSSGGTNPVPPTTNRGFPPSGFERPPRRRRHGRSQHQQDKPPRFRRLKERENAARINGGVGVIGGGRPSSPALNSVQESNGTTMSAPTAESAQNANHSSTLMTNNNGSGRHPGNANNHHHHHYNQSSVGPTHPHTQGAKSPDFTNQNSDQANEEWETASESSDFTEFRDREGGGGGKMYNPHHHHPHHHHHHHHHMGRGGGGGGGAILERDMSGKETLANKRSFSSQRPGMERQNRRVNTGGGGRGPRGPPGGGPGPGNGGGNRGEKRGNWPSPKNRK